A section of the Halichoerus grypus chromosome 11, mHalGry1.hap1.1, whole genome shotgun sequence genome encodes:
- the LOC118538130 gene encoding olfactory receptor 2D3-like, whose protein sequence is MGEGNQTSVAEFILLGFSQDPKIQILLFCVFLIIYLLSVFGNLLIIILIQTDSQLHTPMYFFLKNLSFADLSIVPQMLIHFLVKRKTISSAGCSLQMIVFLLAGCTECALLAVMSYDHSVAVCKPLHYSTVMAQRVCVQLVIVSWISGAFVCSVDSAFTLCLPYQNVINHYFCELPALLKLASADIYKAEMALFSIGVIIPLALLSLILVSYWPIISTVIQMQSGEGRLKIFSTCGSHLTVVVLYYGSGIFAYMRPNSKTMNEKDQVISVFYSVMTSMLNPIIYSLRNKDVKGALRNLVRR, encoded by the coding sequence ATGGGAGAAGGAAACCAAACTTCTGTGGCTGAATTTATCTTGCTGGGATTTTCACAGGATCCAAAGATCCAGATCTTGCTGTTCTGTGTTTTCCTGATCATTTACCTTCTCTCTGTGTTTGGAAACCTGCTCATAATAATCCTTATTCAGACTGACTCTCAACTTCACActcccatgtacttcttcctcaaAAACTTGTCCTTTGCTGACCTCAGCATTGTTCCTCAGATGTTGATCCACTTCCTTGTAAAAAGGAAAACCATTTCCTCTGCTGGATGCTCACTACAGATGATTGTCTTCCTTCTCGCAGGGTGTACAGAGTGTGCACTTCTGGCAGTGATGTCTTATGACCATTCTGTGGCTGTCTGCAAGCCCCTGCATTATTCCACTGTCATGGCCCAGAGGGTTTGTGTCCAGTTGGTCATAGTGTCTTGGATCAGTGGGGCATTTGTATGTTCAGTGGACAGTGCATTTACACTTTGTCTTCCCTACCAGAATGTaattaatcattatttttgtGAACTTCCTGCACTCCTGAAGCTGGCTTCAGCAGACATATACAAGGCTGAGATGGCCCTCTTTTCAATAGGTGTGATTATCCCCTTAGCACTTCTCTCCCTCATCCTTGTCTCCTACTGGCCTATTATCTCCACAGTGATTCAGATGCAGTCAGGGGAAGGGAGGCTCAAGATCTTCTCTACCTGTGGCTCCCATCTCACTGTTGTGGTTCTCTACTATGGCTCTGGAATATTTGCCTACATGAGACCCAATTCCAAGACAATGAATGAAAAGGATCAGGTCATCTCTGTGTTCTATTCAGTTATGACTTCCATGTTGAACCCCATCATTTACAGCCTGAGGAACAAGGATGTGAAGGGGGCTCTCAGGAACCTGGTTAGAAGATAG